The following are from one region of the Rhinoraja longicauda isolate Sanriku21f chromosome 3, sRhiLon1.1, whole genome shotgun sequence genome:
- the LOC144592254 gene encoding uncharacterized protein LOC144592254 produces MVAARFVWHGLRKQVAAWARACIPCQTSKVHRHVQPPYQTFVVPPVRFYYIHVDLVGPLPYSRGYTHLLTVVDRFTRWPEALLLSDTSAASCARALALHWVARFGVPAIITTDRGAQFTSSLWAALAQLYGSRLQQTTAYHPQANGMVERFHRQLKASLCARLTGPDWADQLPWVLLGIRTAPKADLGTSSAELVYGSPLRVPGDIIPLSSPLPSSIPLVLASLRARVGSLAPGPASSHGSTAVHVPADLQDCEFVFLRRDSHRPPLQLVYQGPFRVLKRGTVTFTLQVGTRQELVSVSRLKPAHLDPDRPVLVAQPPCRGRPLAGTPVSPAASLPSPLVPPPPSVGCTLPFLATPPSPIPAGSTFPPPPKESPSSPSRGPSRLLPRWRYRPPLFAPNFNAAQSPASG; encoded by the exons atggtggccgcccgatttgtctggcacggcctgcggaagcaggtggccgcttGGGCCCgcgcctgcatcccgtgccagacctctaaggtccaccgccacgtccagcccccgtacCAGACTTTTgtggttccccccgtccgtttttactacatccatgtggatttggtgggtccattgccctactctCGGGGCTATACTCATCTATTaacggtggtcgaccgttttactcgttggccggaggctcttctgttgtcggacacctcggcggcctcctgtgcacgggccctggcgctacattgggttgcccgtttcggcgtcccggctatcatcactaccgaccggggcgcccaattcacctcgtccctctgggccgcgcttgcgcagctgtatgggtcccgcttgcagcagaccaccgcctaccatccccaagctaacgggatggtagagcgtttccatcgacagctgaaggcgtccctctgtgcccgcctgaccggccctgactgggccgaccagctcccctgggtcctccttggtattcgcacggcccctaaggctgatctgggtacctcctcggcggaacttgtctacggttcgcccctgcgggtgccgggtgacattattCCCTTGTCCTCCCCCTTGCCGTCGTCCATCCCGTtggttttggcttctctccgggcgcgggtaggttccctggccccaggtccagcctccagtcacggaagtaCAGCAGTGCACGTGCCGGCGGACTTGCAGGATTGCGAGTttgttttcctccggcgggactCCCATCGCCCCCCTCTACAGCtggtctaccagggcccgttccgggTGCTGAAAAGGGGGACAGTTACCTTTACGTTACAGGTGGGAACCCGTCAGGAGCTCGTTTCTGTctcccggctcaaaccggcccacttggacccggaccgtcccgtgctggtggCTCAACCTCCTTGCCGGGGCCGACCTCTGGCCGGCACACCTGTTTCCCCAGCTGCgtcccttccctcacccctcgTGCCTCCACCGCCCTCGGTTGGGTGCACTCTGCCTTTTCTAGCTACGCCCCCATCGCCTataccggcgggctccaccttccctccccctccaaaggAGTCCCCATCGTCTCCATCGCGGGGCCCTTCCCGCCTCCTGCCACGCTggcggtaccggcctcccctcttc GCTCCAAACTTTAATGCTGCACAGTCTCCAGCATCAGGTTGA